The following are encoded in a window of Bradyrhizobium guangdongense genomic DNA:
- the folE gene encoding GTP cyclohydrolase I FolE: MDATIKSIRPNKPSDRQPDSRPAELDPAEFLAAAVRADQPRPARAEAEAAVKTLLAYIGENPQREGLIDTPRRVVEAFDELYQGYHQCPAEVLDRTFGETAGYDDFVLVRDIEFTSQCEHHMMPFYGKAHIAYTPVERVVGLSKLARLTDIFARRLQTQEHLTAQIAAAIDEILKPRGVAVLIEAEHTCMSVRGVAKHGASTFTSRFTGMFRDNPAEQARFLSLVRGLQR, translated from the coding sequence ATGGACGCGACGATCAAATCCATCCGCCCGAACAAGCCTTCCGACCGGCAGCCTGACAGCCGCCCGGCGGAGCTCGATCCTGCCGAATTCCTCGCGGCCGCCGTCCGTGCCGACCAGCCGCGCCCGGCGCGCGCCGAGGCGGAGGCGGCGGTGAAGACGCTGCTCGCCTATATCGGCGAGAACCCGCAGCGCGAGGGCCTGATTGATACGCCGCGCCGCGTGGTCGAGGCCTTCGACGAGCTCTATCAAGGTTATCATCAGTGCCCGGCCGAGGTGCTCGACCGCACGTTTGGCGAGACCGCAGGCTATGATGACTTCGTGCTGGTGCGTGACATCGAGTTCACCTCGCAATGCGAGCATCACATGATGCCGTTCTACGGCAAGGCGCATATCGCCTATACGCCGGTGGAGCGCGTCGTCGGCCTATCCAAGCTCGCGCGTCTGACCGACATCTTCGCCCGTCGGCTCCAGACCCAGGAGCATCTGACGGCGCAGATCGCGGCGGCCATCGACGAAATCCTAAAGCCGCGCGGCGTTGCCGTCCTGATCGAGGCCGAGCATACCTGTATGTCGGTGCGCGGCGTCGCCAAGCATGGCGCCTCCACCTTCACCAGCCGTTTCACCGGCATGTTCCGCGACAATCCGGCGGAGCAGGCTCGTTTCCTGTCCCTGGTGCGAGGCCTGCAGCGCTGA
- a CDS encoding response regulator: MFRIDFNKLRFLVCDDNPHMRRILRTLLHSFGAREVYEAEDGATALEMYSHYVPDIVITDWAMPIFDGLELAQMIRQPESKGNPYAPIIMLTGHSEKRRVTVARDAGVTEFLAKPISAKGLYQRILNVVASPRPFIKTKTYFGPDRRRNTNSAYMGPERRVGEKHEVLQQPSLLDKARSSI, encoded by the coding sequence ATGTTCCGTATCGATTTCAACAAGCTGCGCTTCCTCGTCTGCGACGACAATCCGCATATGCGCCGCATCCTGCGGACGCTGCTGCATTCGTTCGGCGCGCGCGAGGTCTATGAAGCCGAGGACGGCGCGACGGCGCTCGAAATGTACAGCCATTACGTGCCCGACATCGTCATCACCGACTGGGCGATGCCGATCTTCGACGGGCTCGAGCTTGCACAGATGATCCGGCAGCCGGAATCCAAGGGTAACCCCTACGCGCCGATCATCATGCTGACGGGGCATTCCGAGAAGCGCCGCGTCACCGTCGCGCGCGATGCCGGCGTCACCGAATTCCTGGCCAAACCGATCTCGGCCAAGGGCCTCTACCAGCGCATTCTCAACGTGGTCGCCAGTCCCCGGCCCTTCATCAAGACCAAGACCTATTTCGGCCCGGACCGGCGTCGCAACACCAACTCCGCCTATATGGGGCCGGAGCGCCGCGTCGGCGAAAAGCACGAAGTGCTCCAGCAGCCCTCGCTGCTCGACAAGGCCCGCTCCTCCATCTAG
- a CDS encoding APC family permease, translating into MTASDAETAPWIGRLTGGGSGVSVLVATAIVVADMIGVGVFTSLGFQVKDIPSGFSILALWTVGGIVALCGVFSYSELGAMFPRSSGEYNFLGRTYHPAFGFLAGWVSATVGFAAPVALAAMAFGEYAKSVMPDLPPIPLAIGVVWLVSIVQLTGVRHSSAFQLISTILKVVLIVAFLVAGFVIGTPQPISFAPQAGDLAHIVSAPFAIGLVFVMYSFSGWNAATYIIGEMNTPQQSLPRALLMGTLIVLVLYVALNAVFLYSTPISALAGQLDVASVAGSSIFGSLGGRIVGAMICVGLISSISAMMWIGPRVMMTMGEDIPALRVFSKKSVSGAPAYAILFQLAVANLLLFTRSFEAVLDFIQFALLFCSFFTVAGVIKLRITDPDLPRPYRAWGYPFTPLVFLLVTASMMYYLLTERPVQSLSGMLVMLSGLLIYAVFRRRPAAAAPSHNRE; encoded by the coding sequence ATGACGGCATCAGATGCGGAAACCGCGCCCTGGATCGGGCGGTTGACTGGCGGTGGCTCCGGGGTTTCCGTTCTGGTCGCGACCGCCATCGTCGTCGCAGACATGATCGGGGTCGGCGTCTTCACCAGTCTCGGCTTCCAGGTCAAGGACATCCCCTCGGGCTTCTCGATCCTTGCGCTGTGGACGGTTGGCGGCATCGTCGCGCTGTGTGGCGTATTCTCCTACAGCGAGCTCGGCGCGATGTTTCCGCGCTCGAGCGGGGAGTACAATTTCCTCGGCCGTACCTATCATCCGGCGTTCGGCTTTCTCGCGGGCTGGGTCTCGGCCACCGTCGGCTTTGCGGCGCCGGTGGCCCTCGCCGCGATGGCCTTCGGCGAATACGCCAAATCCGTCATGCCCGATCTGCCGCCGATCCCGCTCGCGATCGGCGTGGTGTGGCTGGTCTCGATTGTGCAATTGACCGGCGTCAGACATTCCTCGGCCTTCCAGCTGATCTCGACCATCCTCAAGGTCGTACTGATCGTCGCTTTCCTCGTCGCCGGATTCGTCATCGGCACGCCGCAGCCGATCTCCTTTGCCCCCCAGGCTGGCGATCTTGCCCATATCGTCAGCGCGCCTTTCGCAATCGGACTGGTCTTCGTGATGTATTCGTTCTCGGGCTGGAACGCTGCGACCTACATCATCGGCGAGATGAACACGCCGCAGCAGAGCCTGCCGCGCGCACTGCTCATGGGCACGCTGATCGTGTTGGTGCTCTATGTCGCGCTCAATGCGGTGTTCCTCTATTCGACGCCGATCAGTGCGCTGGCCGGCCAGCTCGACGTCGCAAGTGTGGCCGGGAGCAGCATCTTCGGCAGTCTCGGCGGGCGGATCGTCGGCGCGATGATCTGCGTCGGCCTGATCTCCTCGATCAGCGCGATGATGTGGATCGGTCCGCGCGTGATGATGACGATGGGGGAGGACATCCCGGCGCTGCGCGTGTTCTCGAAGAAATCGGTGAGCGGCGCGCCGGCCTACGCCATCCTGTTTCAGCTCGCCGTCGCCAATCTCCTGCTGTTCACGCGCAGCTTCGAGGCGGTGCTCGATTTCATCCAGTTCGCGCTGCTGTTCTGCTCGTTCTTCACCGTTGCCGGGGTGATCAAGCTGCGCATCACCGATCCCGATCTGCCGCGACCGTATCGCGCCTGGGGATACCCGTTCACACCGCTCGTTTTCCTGCTCGTGACCGCGTCCATGATGTACTACCTGTTGACCGAGCGACCCGTGCAGTCGCTGTCAGGGATGCTCGTCATGCTCTCCGGTCTGTTGATTTATGCTGTTTTCCGCAGGCGGCCGGCCGCCGCTGCCCCATCACACAATCGCGAATAG
- a CDS encoding DUF2336 domain-containing protein, giving the protein MIVRQFINWIRTAPAGERAEATRALARAWLISDLSHDDRVAAEGALLMLLDDPSPLVRQAMAEAFARSLDAPASIVRALSTDQPTVALPVLEHSPLLVDADLVDIVATGDEEVQCAVARRIALPASVCAAIAEVGCAAASLELIENPHAELAPFSWNRIVERHGHLAAIREAMLVLDDIPAATRAALVAKLSETLAQFVVARNWLSADRAERMTIEARDRSTMNIAARSRGEDMQDLVKHLRITGQLTAGLILRALLSSNLDLFDAALAELADLPLARVSALLHDRGGNSLHALLRRAGLPEATFAAFQVALDACHEQGFVDTDDTAARLRRRMVERVLTHCETDRGATEPLMVLLRRFATESAREEARLFCDGLVGEDTIDPAYDDLIAA; this is encoded by the coding sequence ATGATTGTTCGGCAGTTTATCAATTGGATCAGGACGGCGCCCGCCGGTGAGCGGGCGGAGGCAACGCGGGCGTTGGCCCGGGCCTGGCTGATCTCGGACCTTTCCCATGATGACCGTGTCGCGGCCGAGGGCGCGCTGCTGATGCTGCTCGACGATCCCTCGCCGCTGGTGCGGCAGGCGATGGCCGAGGCCTTTGCACGCAGCCTTGATGCGCCGGCCTCGATCGTACGGGCGCTGTCGACGGACCAGCCCACCGTGGCGCTGCCCGTGCTCGAACATTCGCCGCTGCTGGTCGACGCCGATCTCGTCGATATCGTCGCGACTGGCGACGAGGAGGTGCAATGCGCGGTTGCCCGCCGCATCGCGTTGCCGGCCTCGGTGTGTGCTGCGATCGCCGAAGTCGGCTGCGCGGCCGCCTCACTCGAGCTGATCGAAAACCCCCACGCCGAGCTTGCGCCGTTCTCCTGGAATCGCATTGTCGAGCGACACGGCCATCTCGCCGCGATCCGCGAGGCAATGCTGGTGCTGGACGACATTCCAGCCGCAACGCGTGCCGCTCTAGTGGCCAAGCTCTCCGAGACGCTGGCCCAATTCGTCGTGGCGCGGAACTGGCTCAGCGCCGACCGTGCCGAGCGCATGACGATCGAGGCGCGCGATCGCTCCACCATGAACATCGCAGCGCGCTCGCGCGGTGAGGATATGCAGGATCTGGTGAAACATCTTCGGATCACCGGCCAGCTCACCGCGGGCCTGATCCTGCGCGCATTGTTGTCGAGCAATCTCGACCTGTTCGATGCGGCTCTTGCCGAACTCGCCGACCTGCCGCTGGCGCGCGTTTCCGCACTGCTGCACGATCGCGGCGGCAACAGTCTACACGCGCTGCTTCGCCGCGCCGGGTTGCCCGAGGCGACGTTTGCCGCGTTCCAGGTCGCGCTCGATGCGTGCCACGAGCAGGGCTTTGTCGACACCGACGACACCGCAGCGCGCTTGCGTCGGCGCATGGTTGAGCGCGTCCTCACCCATTGCGAGACCGACAGAGGCGCTACCGAGCCACTGATGGTCCTGCTGCGCCGCTTCGCCACCGAATCCGCGCGCGAAGAGGCGAGGCTGTTCTGCGACGGGCTGGTCGGGGAGGATACGATCGACCCGGCGTATGACGATCTGATCGCGGCTTAG
- a CDS encoding iron-sulfur cluster assembly scaffold protein, producing MLNDIYNKRIIELAGNIPRLGRLPDPDASATAHSKLCGSTVKVDLKMEGDTVTDFAHDVKACALGQASSSIMASRVVGSTASELRELRETVRKMLKENGAPPEGKWEEIKFLEPVRDYKARHASTLLTFDAVVDAIGQIEAKAKQPATAQG from the coding sequence ATGCTGAACGACATCTATAACAAACGGATCATCGAGCTGGCCGGGAATATTCCGCGGCTCGGGCGATTGCCGGACCCCGACGCCAGTGCCACTGCCCATTCCAAGTTGTGCGGCTCGACGGTGAAGGTCGACCTCAAGATGGAGGGCGACACCGTCACCGACTTCGCCCATGACGTGAAGGCCTGCGCGCTCGGACAGGCCTCTTCATCCATCATGGCAAGTCGCGTCGTCGGCTCGACTGCGAGCGAACTCCGTGAGTTACGCGAAACCGTTCGCAAGATGCTCAAGGAGAATGGCGCGCCTCCTGAAGGCAAATGGGAAGAGATCAAATTCCTCGAGCCGGTCCGCGATTACAAGGCGCGCCACGCCTCGACGCTGTTGACCTTCGATGCCGTGGTCGATGCAATCGGCCAGATCGAGGCCAAGGCGAAGCAACCGGCCACCGCGCAGGGCTGA
- the yidD gene encoding membrane protein insertion efficiency factor YidD, whose product MKHSACEHCSAPVAEALRLPRRFGRALIWLYRHSLSPLVGYNCRHLPTCSVYGDEAIERFGLWAGGWMTLARLLRCNPFGTSGIDNVPLATPPDARWYLPWRYARWRGVNPS is encoded by the coding sequence ATGAAGCACTCAGCCTGCGAGCATTGTTCCGCTCCCGTCGCCGAAGCACTGCGACTGCCGCGCAGATTTGGTCGCGCGCTGATCTGGCTTTACCGGCATTCGCTATCTCCGCTGGTCGGATACAATTGCCGCCATCTACCGACCTGCTCTGTCTATGGCGATGAGGCGATCGAACGGTTCGGACTCTGGGCCGGTGGCTGGATGACGCTCGCACGCCTATTGCGCTGCAATCCCTTTGGCACGTCGGGTATCGACAATGTGCCTCTCGCCACTCCACCGGATGCGCGTTGGTATTTGCCCTGGCGCTACGCTCGCTGGCGCGGCGTGAATCCATCTTGA
- a CDS encoding lytic transglycosylase domain-containing protein, which produces MSVDNSSASLTAFLDPSQTRVAGAIKQVSNRTGVSFQYMLTTAKMESDFDPTAGATTSSAHGLYQFIDQTWLGTVKEAGAQLGYGNYADAITRTSSGSYTVDDPFMKRSIMKLRDDPEAASSMAAALTQSNSFKLTGLLGRRPSDSELYMAHFMGVGGAAKLIANAEDNPQAVGARLFPNAASANRSIFYARDGRARSVSEVYSVLDARYASAANSKVTRSAMAMYGATPSTTQVASVNGVQPTAPVIDNAAFLQSFPDARGVTPVSATSSTTAADNAPSAPAFRSIYQPGDVGQPVSTTVQKLWGNNASLTSVASATPDVRPPQPLDLFSDRSGSFSS; this is translated from the coding sequence ATGTCGGTCGACAATTCCAGTGCCTCGCTGACGGCGTTTCTCGATCCGTCGCAGACGCGTGTGGCTGGCGCGATCAAGCAGGTCTCCAACCGAACCGGCGTCAGCTTCCAATACATGCTGACGACCGCCAAGATGGAATCCGATTTCGATCCGACCGCGGGAGCCACGACCTCGTCCGCGCACGGGCTCTATCAGTTCATCGACCAGACCTGGCTTGGCACGGTGAAGGAGGCGGGAGCCCAGCTGGGGTACGGCAACTACGCCGATGCCATCACCAGGACCTCGTCGGGCAGCTACACCGTCGATGACCCCTTCATGAAGCGGTCGATCATGAAGTTGCGCGACGATCCCGAGGCTGCCTCCAGCATGGCGGCGGCGCTGACGCAGTCCAACAGTTTCAAGCTCACCGGTCTGCTCGGCCGCAGGCCCTCCGACAGCGAGCTCTATATGGCCCATTTCATGGGCGTCGGCGGCGCGGCGAAACTAATCGCCAATGCCGAGGATAATCCGCAGGCTGTTGGGGCGCGGCTGTTTCCGAACGCGGCCTCCGCCAACCGCTCGATCTTCTACGCCAGGGACGGCCGTGCCCGCAGCGTCTCAGAAGTCTATTCGGTGCTTGACGCGCGCTACGCCAGCGCGGCGAATTCGAAGGTCACTCGCAGCGCGATGGCGATGTATGGCGCTACGCCCTCGACCACGCAGGTCGCGAGCGTCAATGGCGTCCAGCCGACCGCGCCGGTGATCGACAACGCCGCTTTTCTCCAGAGCTTCCCGGACGCGCGAGGCGTCACGCCGGTGAGCGCGACATCGTCAACGACCGCCGCCGACAATGCACCTTCCGCGCCGGCATTTCGCTCGATCTATCAGCCCGGCGACGTCGGGCAGCCGGTCTCGACGACAGTGCAGAAACTATGGGGCAACAACGCCTCGCTGACCTCGGTCGCATCGGCGACGCCCGACGTGCGTCCGCCGCAACCGCTTGATCTCTTCAGCGATCGCAGCGGCTCGTTCTCGAGCTGA
- a CDS encoding alpha/beta hydrolase, with translation MRADRAETSGARGRALRIALISGLVPLSLTLVQCGQSPNPTALAAGSQANVQVVAKTNPQASNPQANRQAASGDTFEDRFPAPQFKERFPSASESFLQRQMSDFSPKRAVQQQPQPEQASYKVASLEPQIPYKRPPREDLTTLVSMKSSAFPYFGNNPASDAPFLNISKGDRRGHRSFSGRVFWQDETYNDSRVLVHVPEHFDVRKPGVIVVFFHGNGATLERDVRDRQLVPQQITASGANAVLLAPQMAVDAADSSAGKFWQPGGLKRFMEESANHLARLTGDPNSARAFANMPIVIVGYSGGFLPTAWSLEVGGISDRVRGVVLLDAVYGEMDKFASWIESHRSGFFVSSYTHYTARRDHELMSMLRQKGISVSEDMDGPLRPGSVVFVETGDGITHRDYVNRAWTQYPLKDVLVKMSATPALALARVASTASSASNR, from the coding sequence ATGCGTGCTGACCGGGCCGAGACGTCCGGGGCGCGCGGCCGTGCGCTTCGGATCGCCCTGATCTCAGGCTTGGTGCCACTCTCGCTCACGCTGGTTCAATGCGGCCAGTCGCCCAATCCGACAGCGCTCGCCGCGGGCTCTCAGGCCAATGTCCAGGTCGTCGCGAAGACCAATCCCCAAGCCTCCAATCCTCAAGCCAATCGACAAGCCGCAAGCGGCGACACCTTCGAAGATCGCTTTCCTGCCCCGCAGTTCAAAGAGCGCTTCCCCTCGGCGAGCGAGAGCTTCCTGCAACGGCAGATGTCCGACTTCTCGCCCAAGCGCGCCGTGCAGCAACAACCTCAGCCGGAGCAGGCGTCCTACAAGGTCGCCTCGCTCGAGCCGCAGATCCCATACAAACGTCCGCCGCGTGAGGACCTGACGACCCTCGTCAGCATGAAGTCCTCGGCCTTCCCCTATTTCGGCAACAACCCCGCCTCCGACGCGCCCTTCCTCAACATCTCCAAGGGCGACCGCCGCGGGCATCGCAGCTTCTCGGGGCGCGTGTTCTGGCAGGACGAGACCTACAATGACAGCCGCGTGCTGGTGCACGTCCCCGAGCATTTCGATGTGCGCAAGCCTGGCGTGATCGTGGTGTTCTTCCATGGCAATGGCGCGACGCTCGAGCGCGACGTGCGGGACCGCCAGCTCGTGCCGCAGCAGATCACCGCGTCCGGCGCCAACGCCGTGCTGCTCGCCCCCCAGATGGCCGTTGACGCGGCCGATTCCAGCGCCGGAAAATTCTGGCAGCCCGGCGGCCTCAAGCGCTTCATGGAGGAATCGGCGAACCACCTCGCCCGGCTCACCGGCGATCCCAACAGCGCGCGCGCCTTCGCCAACATGCCGATCGTGATCGTCGGCTACAGCGGCGGCTTCCTGCCCACCGCCTGGAGTCTCGAGGTCGGCGGCATCAGCGATCGCGTCCGCGGCGTCGTGCTGCTCGATGCGGTCTATGGCGAGATGGACAAATTCGCGTCCTGGATCGAGAGCCACCGCTCCGGCTTCTTCGTCAGCTCCTACACTCACTACACCGCACGGCGCGACCACGAGCTGATGAGCATGCTCAGGCAAAAGGGTATCAGCGTGTCCGAGGACATGGATGGACCCTTGCGCCCCGGCAGCGTCGTTTTCGTCGAAACCGGCGATGGCATTACCCATCGCGACTACGTCAACCGCGCGTGGACGCAGTATCCGCTCAAGGATGTGCTGGTGAAGATGTCCGCAACGCCGGCGCTGGCACTGGCCCGCGTCGCCAGCACCGCTTCGTCGGCATCGAACCGATAA
- a CDS encoding NAD kinase: MTKPSRYDRIAFVASPSNEAQAAFHQLTSQYGNCDPDEADVVVALGGDGLMLQTLHHHMRSGKPIYGMHRGTVGFLMNEYSAHDLRARLAAAHESEINPLLMRATDVNDRVHLHHAINEVYLFRQTSQAARLRILIDERERMPELIADGVIVATPAGSTAYNLSAQGPILPINAALLALTPISAFRPRRWRGALLPNTAYVVIEVLEDDKRPVAAVADHEEVRRVRRVEILSDKSISMRMLFDPGHSLEERILREQFGY, from the coding sequence ATGACCAAGCCATCGCGATACGACCGGATCGCCTTCGTCGCCAGCCCGAGCAACGAAGCGCAGGCCGCCTTCCACCAGCTCACGTCGCAATACGGCAATTGCGATCCTGACGAGGCCGACGTCGTGGTCGCACTTGGCGGCGACGGGCTGATGCTTCAGACGCTGCACCACCACATGCGCTCAGGCAAGCCGATCTACGGCATGCACCGCGGCACGGTCGGCTTCCTGATGAACGAATACTCGGCACACGATCTCCGCGCGCGGCTCGCGGCGGCGCATGAATCCGAGATCAATCCGCTCTTGATGCGCGCAACCGACGTCAACGACCGCGTTCACCTGCACCACGCCATCAACGAGGTCTACCTGTTCCGGCAGACCTCCCAGGCGGCGCGCCTGCGGATCCTGATCGATGAGCGCGAGCGCATGCCCGAGCTGATCGCCGACGGGGTCATTGTGGCGACGCCGGCAGGCTCGACGGCGTACAATCTGTCGGCGCAGGGTCCAATCCTGCCCATCAACGCGGCGCTGCTGGCCCTGACGCCGATCAGCGCCTTCCGGCCAAGGCGCTGGCGCGGCGCCCTGCTGCCCAACACGGCCTATGTCGTGATCGAGGTGCTGGAGGACGACAAGCGCCCAGTTGCGGCCGTCGCCGACCACGAGGAAGTCCGCAGGGTTCGACGCGTTGAGATCCTCTCCGACAAGAGCATCTCGATGCGCATGCTGTTCGACCCTGGCCACAGCCTGGAAGAGCGCATTTTGCGCGAGCAGTTCGGGTACTGA
- a CDS encoding Hpt domain-containing protein: MAKNSAKDIEVKAFATHHVITQPNPLRKVLRRVEEKDMDDPIGRAEQALAGLSSEFKDWMTTEVNRLSAAHAAIRNEGFTKERRDELFHAAHDIKGDAATFGFPAAAGVAESLCRIIEHAPDLEKVPAELFTHHINAIIAIVHENTRLDSISVSAELSRRLRKVADDYLADVNRDRPEHLEVILAPSIVPAE; the protein is encoded by the coding sequence ATGGCGAAGAACAGCGCAAAGGACATCGAGGTCAAGGCCTTTGCCACGCATCACGTCATCACGCAGCCCAATCCGCTGCGCAAGGTACTGCGCCGTGTCGAAGAAAAGGACATGGACGATCCGATTGGCCGCGCCGAGCAGGCGCTGGCCGGCCTCTCCAGCGAGTTCAAGGACTGGATGACGACCGAGGTCAACCGGCTGTCAGCCGCCCATGCCGCCATCCGCAACGAGGGCTTCACCAAGGAACGGCGCGACGAGCTATTCCACGCCGCGCACGACATCAAGGGCGACGCCGCGACGTTTGGCTTTCCGGCCGCGGCGGGAGTCGCCGAGAGCCTCTGCCGCATCATCGAGCATGCGCCGGATCTCGAGAAGGTCCCGGCCGAGCTGTTCACGCACCACATCAATGCGATCATCGCCATCGTGCACGAAAACACCAGGCTCGACAGCATCAGCGTCTCCGCCGAGCTCAGCCGCCGTCTGCGCAAGGTCGCCGACGACTATCTCGCGGACGTCAACCGCGACCGCCCCGAGCACCTCGAAGTGATCCTGGCGCCGAGCATCGTGCCGGCGGAGTAA
- a CDS encoding MFS transporter encodes MQLHGNSCYGCGVTRRFAPTALMLGNLVTGCSVLAPAGMLPELASGLDVSIHAAGLLITFGAIVLCIGSPLTAWLTSRVERRILLTTTLAALALGNLASAFAPDYTTLLGIRLAMLAVGALYTPQAAGTAALIVPAERRGSTIAYIFLGWSLAAAAGLPLITLIASHYGWRAAYGEIGALGCISCLFLLMRLPGGLKGAPVDLKTWAEVGRSRIILLLLAITMLQMSGQFVVFTYMGPLLNKLTGAGPNAIGLVFALYGVCGFLGLVIATRIVDTAGPYRTSVLFTCLLLAGMTGWALGAGTLVLMAGAVAIWGLGFASTNSMQQVRLVAAAPPLASATVALNTSVLYIGQAVGSAVGGMLFAREQLHMLGFVAVGFVVLAVILVIVTQPRPPAAAKA; translated from the coding sequence CGGAATTGGCGAGCGGGCTCGATGTCAGCATCCACGCAGCCGGGCTCCTCATCACCTTTGGTGCGATCGTGCTTTGCATCGGCTCTCCGCTGACGGCGTGGCTGACCAGCCGCGTTGAACGGCGGATCCTGCTCACCACGACGCTCGCCGCGCTGGCCCTCGGCAACCTTGCCTCTGCCTTTGCGCCCGATTACACGACCCTCCTCGGCATCCGCCTGGCGATGCTCGCGGTCGGTGCCTTGTACACACCGCAGGCCGCGGGCACGGCGGCGCTGATCGTGCCGGCGGAGCGGCGCGGCAGCACGATTGCCTATATCTTCCTGGGCTGGTCGCTCGCCGCCGCCGCAGGGCTCCCGCTGATCACCTTGATCGCCAGCCATTATGGCTGGCGCGCCGCCTATGGCGAAATCGGTGCGCTCGGCTGCATCAGCTGCCTGTTCTTGTTGATGCGGCTGCCGGGAGGCTTGAAGGGCGCCCCCGTGGATCTGAAGACCTGGGCCGAGGTCGGCCGCAGCAGGATCATCCTGCTCCTGCTTGCGATCACCATGCTGCAAATGTCGGGGCAGTTCGTGGTGTTCACCTATATGGGGCCGCTGCTCAACAAGCTCACCGGCGCCGGCCCCAATGCGATCGGCCTCGTGTTTGCGCTCTACGGCGTCTGCGGCTTTCTCGGCCTCGTCATCGCGACCCGCATCGTCGACACCGCGGGGCCTTACCGCACCTCCGTGCTGTTCACTTGCCTGTTGCTTGCGGGGATGACGGGCTGGGCGCTCGGTGCCGGCACGCTCGTGCTGATGGCGGGCGCGGTCGCGATCTGGGGGCTTGGCTTTGCCTCGACTAATTCGATGCAGCAGGTGCGACTGGTCGCGGCCGCGCCGCCGCTGGCGTCGGCGACCGTCGCGCTCAATACATCGGTCCTCTATATCGGACAGGCCGTCGGCTCAGCCGTTGGCGGGATGCTATTCGCCCGCGAGCAGCTGCATATGCTTGGCTTCGTGGCGGTCGGCTTCGTCGTGCTGGCGGTGATCCTGGTGATCGTGACCCAGCCCCGGCCGCCGGCTGCCGCCAAGGCCTGA
- the hisI gene encoding phosphoribosyl-AMP cyclohydrolase: protein MSAHSHEIEEGLVFLPKFDAAGLVTVVATDVATGDVLMVAYMNDEALRRTIATGEAWYFSRSRNALWRKGETSGQTQRVVEIRTDCDQDAVWIRVEQIGAACHTGRRSCFYRKVEADSGDARLVFVDADRLFDPNDVYKQ, encoded by the coding sequence GTGTCCGCTCACTCCCATGAGATCGAGGAAGGCCTGGTCTTCCTCCCCAAGTTCGATGCCGCCGGCCTCGTGACGGTCGTTGCGACCGACGTCGCGACTGGCGACGTCCTCATGGTCGCGTACATGAACGACGAGGCGCTGCGGAGGACGATTGCAACGGGCGAGGCCTGGTACTTCAGCCGTTCGCGCAATGCCTTGTGGCGAAAAGGTGAGACGTCAGGTCAGACCCAGCGCGTGGTCGAGATCCGCACCGATTGCGACCAGGATGCGGTCTGGATTCGAGTCGAGCAGATCGGTGCCGCCTGCCACACCGGCCGCAGGTCGTGTTTCTACCGCAAGGTTGAAGCCGATAGTGGGGATGCAAGGCTTGTCTTCGTTGATGCTGACAGGCTGTTCGATCCGAACGACGTTTACAAGCAATAG